A single genomic interval of Gossypium raimondii isolate GPD5lz chromosome 11, ASM2569854v1, whole genome shotgun sequence harbors:
- the LOC105803790 gene encoding protein RADIALIS-like 3, giving the protein MASHSLSSSRSSNSSWTPKQNKMFEKALAKYDQDTPDRWINIAKAVGGKSAEEVKQHYEILVRDVKEIESGRYPYPYPSGSSN; this is encoded by the coding sequence ATGGCATCCCATTCTCTCAGTTCTTCACGTAGCTCTAACTCCTCCTGGACACCTAAGCAAAACAAAATGTTCGAGAAGGCTCTGGCTAAATATGATCAGGACACTCCTGACCGCTGGATTAATATTGCTAAAGCTGTGGGTGGAAAGTCAGCTGAGGAAGTCAAGCAGCACTATGAGATCCTAGTCAGGGATGTCAAAGAGATCGAGTCTGGACGGTACCCTTATCCATATCCAAGTGGGAGCAGCAACTAA